Proteins encoded by one window of Spirochaeta lutea:
- a CDS encoding diguanylate cyclase, protein MTFGVVINQLEGSFFSAQWRVLAEWGRSRGVRLIYFTGKALESTLPMEKQHNSIYSLIDPARLDGLLVFSGSLGNLVSPAVLREVMEPWGRIPLVTVNSRVASYPSIHTDSTDAISDLVEHITVYHGLGEVGIVAGEPTNPEAAERLDQLLASLENRGVSPGDVRIFHGDFSSASGTLAAEHFLETGVPQAILCCNDEMAHSLILRLQSSGVFVPEDTAVTGFDGLPFGQNIFPALTTVELPHRETTIRSMEILLDLASGAGTRSWAGYPGTQSPAPCRLVIRQSCGCLDYLSDQAEAAGGSETRGCLEEDNTNPGAESRRIRDSMGKGHPLPALHQPVLDGFRSLETTTDPEARSCILKQLRRHYFMNVKAAGQIQYAVTHDLFLFEWKFRTASRAISSNLYLEGLLETLKTSIPYLGISLFRLYLYNQPILWPQDGVVDRAAGRLSRPPADSLVLHLEMQGDACTVFSPGGEIKPIHHIYQPWPAYARGGSDPGPGVVVKPLFFGEVQMGLFVMSAEKEPDMLFESLREVLSISLEHIHINRQMQEARRRLEASLAESSALNKTLQHISVHDELTGLLNRRGFFQLAQKIMETQPAGEEMYLFYLDMDGLKQINDRFGHNTGDTAITEFATALRACFRANDLICRMGGDEFTVLARSGNPDYPSQIRSRLKTELERRSAEGNLSFTLSASLGYQPFRIRPEVNIEQILRQADAGLYREKQKRKD, encoded by the coding sequence ATGACGTTTGGTGTTGTAATCAACCAACTTGAGGGCAGCTTTTTCTCGGCCCAGTGGCGGGTCTTGGCTGAATGGGGAAGATCCAGGGGGGTCCGGCTGATCTACTTTACCGGCAAGGCCCTAGAGTCCACCCTGCCCATGGAAAAACAGCACAATAGTATCTACTCCCTTATTGATCCGGCGAGGTTGGACGGGCTGTTGGTGTTCTCCGGCAGCCTGGGGAACCTGGTTTCTCCGGCCGTCCTTCGGGAGGTCATGGAACCCTGGGGCCGGATTCCCCTGGTAACGGTGAATAGCCGGGTGGCTAGCTACCCAAGCATCCATACCGACAGCACCGACGCTATTTCCGACCTGGTTGAACACATTACGGTATACCATGGGCTGGGGGAGGTCGGCATCGTCGCCGGGGAGCCCACCAATCCGGAAGCTGCCGAACGCCTTGATCAGCTGCTGGCGAGCCTGGAGAACCGGGGAGTCTCCCCCGGGGATGTCCGGATATTTCATGGGGATTTCTCCTCTGCCTCGGGGACCCTGGCGGCGGAGCACTTTTTGGAGACCGGGGTTCCCCAGGCTATCCTCTGCTGCAATGATGAAATGGCCCATAGCCTGATTCTCCGCCTTCAATCATCCGGGGTGTTTGTGCCCGAGGATACGGCGGTTACCGGCTTTGACGGCCTTCCCTTCGGACAGAACATCTTTCCGGCCCTAACCACCGTCGAACTGCCCCACAGGGAAACTACCATCAGGTCCATGGAGATTCTCCTGGACTTGGCATCCGGCGCCGGAACCCGGTCCTGGGCAGGTTACCCGGGCACCCAATCCCCCGCCCCCTGCCGCCTGGTAATCCGCCAGTCCTGCGGCTGTCTGGATTACCTCTCCGATCAAGCCGAGGCTGCAGGGGGTTCCGAGACGCGGGGCTGCCTCGAAGAGGACAATACAAATCCCGGGGCGGAGTCCCGGCGCATTCGCGATTCTATGGGGAAAGGCCACCCCCTCCCCGCTCTGCACCAGCCGGTTCTGGATGGGTTCCGCTCCTTGGAAACCACAACCGATCCGGAGGCGCGTTCCTGTATTCTTAAACAGCTGCGGCGCCATTACTTCATGAATGTCAAGGCTGCGGGGCAGATTCAATACGCGGTGACCCACGACCTCTTTTTGTTTGAATGGAAGTTCAGAACAGCCAGCCGGGCAATTTCTTCCAACCTCTACCTCGAGGGGCTCCTGGAAACCCTGAAAACCAGCATCCCCTACCTGGGCATTAGCCTCTTCCGCCTGTACCTGTACAACCAGCCGATTCTCTGGCCCCAAGACGGAGTTGTGGACCGGGCCGCCGGGAGGCTGAGCCGGCCACCTGCGGATAGCCTGGTACTGCACCTGGAGATGCAGGGTGACGCCTGTACCGTTTTCTCCCCGGGCGGGGAAATCAAGCCCATACATCATATCTACCAACCCTGGCCGGCCTATGCCCGGGGGGGATCAGACCCTGGGCCCGGGGTGGTTGTTAAACCCCTGTTTTTCGGAGAGGTTCAGATGGGACTGTTCGTTATGAGCGCCGAGAAGGAACCGGATATGCTCTTTGAGAGTCTCAGGGAGGTGCTGAGCATTTCTCTGGAGCATATCCATATAAATAGACAGATGCAGGAGGCCCGGCGCCGTTTGGAGGCCAGTCTGGCGGAATCCTCAGCCCTGAATAAAACCCTCCAGCATATTTCGGTCCACGACGAGTTAACAGGCCTGCTCAACCGCCGGGGATTCTTTCAGCTGGCCCAGAAGATCATGGAAACCCAGCCCGCCGGGGAGGAGATGTACCTCTTCTATCTGGACATGGACGGCCTAAAACAGATCAATGACCGGTTCGGTCATAATACCGGCGATACTGCCATTACAGAGTTCGCCACAGCCCTCAGGGCCTGTTTCCGGGCCAACGATCTGATCTGCCGCATGGGCGGAGACGAGTTTACCGTCCTCGCCCGGAGCGGTAACCCCGATTATCCGTCCCAAATCCGAAGCCGGCTGAAAACAGAACTGGAACGCCGCAGCGCCGAGGGGAACCTGAGCTTCACCCTGTCCGCCAGCCTGGGGTACCAACCCTTCCGCATCCGACCCGAGGTGAATATCGAACAAATCCTCCGCCAGGCAGATGCCGGGCTCTACCGGGAGAAGCAGAAGCGGAAGGACTGA
- a CDS encoding type II toxin-antitoxin system VapB family antitoxin, with protein MRTNVVLDDQLVEEAFKLAKHIHTKKDLIEIALQEFVRTRKMRNLRDLKGKIAFSDGYDFKKMREDK; from the coding sequence ATGAGGACAAATGTTGTTTTAGATGATCAACTGGTTGAAGAGGCCTTCAAACTTGCAAAACACATTCATACAAAAAAGGATCTCATTGAGATTGCTCTACAAGAGTTTGTCAGAACCAGAAAAATGAGAAATTTACGTGATTTAAAAGGGAAAATTGCCTTTTCTGACGGATATGATTTCAAAAAAATGAGAGAGGACAAATGA
- the vapC gene encoding type II toxin-antitoxin system VapC family toxin, with translation MILVDTSVLIDYLKGLNNHATQAFDSIIDLGIPYGINEYIYQEVLQGVRTVGEFQLVKDYFEPLPFYSLRYGKESYEKAAFLGFSCRRSGVTVRSTIDLLIAQTAIENNLSLLHNDRDFENIAKVVPELTCYPPKP, from the coding sequence ATGATCCTGGTTGATACATCAGTTTTAATTGATTATTTAAAGGGACTGAATAATCACGCTACCCAAGCCTTTGACTCTATCATCGACCTCGGAATTCCCTATGGAATCAATGAGTATATTTACCAGGAAGTATTACAGGGTGTGAGAACGGTTGGGGAATTTCAGTTGGTTAAAGATTATTTTGAACCGCTTCCATTCTATTCCCTGCGATATGGCAAAGAGTCTTACGAAAAAGCCGCATTTCTGGGTTTTTCATGTCGCCGATCCGGAGTGACAGTGCGCAGCACCATCGATTTGCTTATTGCCCAAACCGCTATTGAAAACAACTTGAGTCTCCTCCATAACGATCGTGACTTTGAGAACATAGCAAAGGTCGTTCCTGAGCTTACCTGTTACCCGCCAAAACCCTAG
- a CDS encoding bacteriohemerythrin: MKSSSAAPGADLLLFVLGLGSGLSFMAVLVVPPLWLWLVAGLICVGTGLGLVLGRWNHHRNKKAQNRPEAMDEANSSGAELSRDVFPVVMTSEDRSVKLVSQVGETIRSTITIASRSEVAGQNMQRLSDQVSNGAAAVEQIFATLGSLAGQVEHQGVLVTQNYESIEGMVSSLEAVAKITQTKAQDAGTLADHAQVMNRSVQSTQVMIDEVGKSISSIRDMIAIINDIAERTNLLAMNAAIEAAHAGEAGRGFAVVASEIRKLAESSGQNAHHISQHLKGLIDRITTARTSSTQTQEVQQTMNTVIDGVTRGFGTIATDTQELTQMVREIRQATESLQNSALVISQSTQEVRTAGEDLNNLITTARDSAAQTLQSMEVISSEARRVTHVARETVGVADDNNSSIIDLVSRIAKTAPDTIRSEADLARQRLAISHIILGHLQDISSLRIAMDNRDAAAISSLFQRDSNALELWLNLEGKSIIADPQHYRDLSQHHRRIQTLSRSLAHQALPGVAVQTGHSALPGRVAMTTLPSTTPAPGGVSATHPGTASPPDAARTPVPGGVSATHPGTASPPDAARTPARGAAGVLVPPARGAAGQSREEIFQEIMELSRRIIEILVSYQSADQIRWSPDYAVGVQVFDDHHKKLFTYVGDLYTAMKNGTTGRQLQDILAKLVDYTDYHFAAEERAMERTNYPGCQQQKAQHTHLLKKVRELQADLASGKSFIALDVMEFLKGWLVNHIKGCDLLYKDFFADKDMQALLGE, from the coding sequence ATGAAATCATCATCTGCCGCCCCGGGGGCCGATTTACTACTGTTCGTTCTGGGCCTGGGATCGGGCCTGTCGTTCATGGCCGTATTGGTTGTGCCGCCCCTCTGGCTCTGGCTGGTGGCCGGGCTGATCTGCGTTGGGACGGGCCTGGGGCTTGTGCTGGGGCGTTGGAATCACCATAGAAACAAGAAAGCCCAAAACCGGCCCGAAGCCATGGACGAAGCCAATAGCTCCGGGGCGGAATTATCCCGGGATGTATTTCCCGTGGTCATGACCTCCGAGGACCGGTCGGTCAAGCTGGTCAGCCAGGTGGGGGAAACCATCAGGTCCACCATCACCATTGCCTCCAGGTCCGAGGTGGCGGGACAGAACATGCAGCGCCTTTCCGACCAGGTCTCCAACGGGGCAGCGGCGGTGGAGCAGATCTTTGCCACCCTGGGCAGCCTGGCCGGCCAGGTAGAACACCAGGGGGTCTTGGTGACCCAAAACTACGAATCCATTGAGGGCATGGTCAGTTCTCTGGAAGCCGTGGCGAAAATAACCCAGACCAAGGCGCAGGATGCCGGAACCCTGGCAGACCACGCCCAGGTGATGAACCGCTCGGTGCAATCCACCCAGGTCATGATCGACGAGGTGGGCAAGAGCATCAGTTCCATCCGGGATATGATCGCCATCATCAACGACATTGCCGAGCGCACCAACCTCTTGGCCATGAACGCCGCCATTGAGGCAGCCCACGCCGGAGAGGCCGGCCGGGGCTTCGCCGTGGTGGCATCGGAGATTCGCAAACTGGCCGAGTCCAGCGGCCAGAACGCCCATCACATCTCCCAGCACCTCAAGGGTCTCATCGACCGCATCACTACCGCCCGGACCTCCAGCACCCAGACCCAGGAGGTTCAGCAGACCATGAACACCGTTATCGACGGGGTTACCCGGGGCTTCGGCACCATCGCCACGGACACTCAGGAGCTCACCCAGATGGTCCGGGAGATCCGCCAGGCCACAGAATCCCTGCAGAACAGCGCCCTGGTCATTTCCCAGAGCACCCAGGAGGTCCGCACCGCCGGGGAGGATCTGAACAACCTGATCACCACCGCCCGGGACAGCGCCGCCCAGACCCTCCAGTCCATGGAGGTCATATCTTCAGAGGCCAGGCGGGTTACCCACGTAGCCCGGGAGACCGTGGGGGTTGCCGACGATAATAACAGCTCCATCATCGATCTGGTGAGCCGCATCGCCAAGACCGCCCCGGATACCATCCGCAGCGAGGCAGACCTTGCCCGGCAGCGCCTGGCCATTTCCCACATCATCCTGGGGCACCTTCAGGACATCAGCAGTCTGCGTATCGCCATGGACAACCGGGATGCCGCCGCTATCTCTTCTTTGTTTCAAAGGGATTCGAATGCCTTGGAGCTCTGGCTGAATCTTGAGGGTAAAAGCATCATTGCCGATCCCCAGCATTACCGGGATCTTTCCCAGCACCATCGCCGTATCCAGACCCTGAGCCGCAGCCTGGCACACCAGGCACTCCCGGGAGTTGCGGTACAGACAGGCCACTCCGCCCTCCCTGGCCGCGTCGCCATGACAACCCTTCCCAGTACAACCCCCGCCCCCGGCGGTGTATCAGCCACACATCCCGGGACCGCCAGCCCTCCCGACGCAGCCCGGACCCCCGTCCCCGGCGGTGTATCAGCCACGCATCCCGGGACAGCCAGCCCTCCCGATGCAGCCCGGACCCCCGCCCGAGGGGCAGCCGGGGTACTAGTGCCCCCCGCCCGAGGGGCAGCCGGCCAAAGCCGGGAAGAAATCTTCCAGGAGATCATGGAGCTATCCCGGCGGATCATCGAGATTCTGGTATCCTACCAGTCCGCTGACCAGATCCGCTGGTCCCCCGATTACGCCGTGGGTGTCCAGGTATTTGACGATCACCATAAAAAGCTCTTCACCTACGTGGGCGATCTGTACACCGCCATGAAGAACGGCACCACGGGCCGGCAGCTCCAGGATATCCTCGCCAAACTCGTGGACTACACGGACTACCACTTCGCCGCCGAGGAGCGGGCCATGGAGCGCACCAACTACCCCGGCTGCCAGCAGCAGAAGGCCCAGCACACCCATCTCCTCAAGAAGGTGCGGGAACTCCAGGCGGACCTGGCCTCGGGGAAATCCTTCATCGCCCTGGATGTCATGGAGTTCCTCAAGGGATGGCTGGTAAACCACATCAAGGGCTGCGACCTGCTCTACAAGGACTTCTTCGCCGACAAGGATATGCAGGCCCTGCTGGGGGAGTAG
- a CDS encoding helix-turn-helix transcriptional regulator, whose amino-acid sequence MKNRLKVLRAERDMTQAALAAALEVSRQTVNAIETGKFDPSLPLAFKIARLFNKRVEDIFEDTPDST is encoded by the coding sequence ATGAAAAACCGCCTAAAGGTACTCCGAGCTGAGCGAGACATGACCCAAGCAGCATTAGCCGCGGCTCTGGAGGTTTCCCGTCAGACAGTCAATGCCATTGAGACGGGAAAATTCGACCCAAGCCTCCCGCTTGCGTTTAAAATTGCGCGTTTATTTAATAAGCGAGTGGAGGATATTTTTGAAGATACCCCTGATTCAACCTAA